Sequence from the Rhizobium etli 8C-3 genome:
AGGCGTCGTCCGACCTAACTCCTATTTTCGCGCCGTCGGTGACGGCGGCGGCCTTATGGGGATTCATTGCACCCTCCTTCGCCGGGCTGCGATGTCCAGCATACGGGTCGGCATGTTGGCTCGCACCGCCCTGGGCGGGGGCCGGACTTGTCGCCGGGATGGCTGAGAAGGGCGTATTCGCCAAGGGGTCGTTGGACTGAGTTTGTTTTTTCGCGCCGTCGGTGACGGCGGCGGCCTTGTGGGGATTCATTGCGCCCTTCTTCGCTGGGCTGCGATGTCCAACGTACGGATCGGACGGCCCCGCCTGGCGGCGAGATGCTCTTTCCTGCGCGCTTTGCTGCATGCCACGACCGTTGTCACGATCGCGATCGCGTTGGCGCGTACGCCGGGATTTGCCCGTCAGTGTTGCCTTAGTGCCCTCGTAGACTTGACGACCACTTGCCAGGCTCGCACCGACCGTTGCAACTGAAGCGCCTGCCAAGGTGGCGGCCATCGTCGGCACCTGCGATAACATGATGATCGCTGCGACCATCATGAAAATGAAGTAGAAGTAAGCAGCCTTGTTCTCGCTGCCCGCGTTGGACTGCGTGAGCATTTCACTTGCTATATATAAGACGAGAGCCATCAACATCCCGGTTATCAGAGGTATGCAAAGAAAGCCGCAGGCGAACCGCAGCCAGGTCTCGAAGTAGCTTTTGGTCTGATCCATCATGAGGAAAACGATGGCGAGCGGGGCCAATCCGACCGCCACCGCAAAACCGATTTTGCTGAATGCCACCAGTATCGCGGAAAGAGCAGTGAAAATTGCTGCGAGCACGAGTATCGCCGCACCAATCAGCAAGTGCTTTATCGTTTTTCCTATGTCTAATATTGAAATGTCTCTTATGTAGTCGTACGCAATCCAGACCAGAGCATGTGTGAATTCATCCATCGCCGTATACATGTCGCTTATGCGGCTTGGATCAAGTATGTCAGCCCTATGACTTGTTATTCCGCTAATAAAATACCTTAGTATTATTGCAACATAATCATCTGGGAGTCCTGTAAGGGCGTCATATATTAATTTGAAGTTTGCCCATATCGTAGCAAATGTATATATCAAGGTGAATCTGAGCGCCCACTGCATGTATTCTGAATAATTAATATGCCTGAATTGTATAAGCGTGTTCGCGGCAATGAAAATCAGGCCGACCAGGCCCATTGCCTGCAACAGGCTTCGCATCGGGACGGCGACTGCCGTGAAGACATCTTCGGCGTACTCGATCACCGTCTCATCGATGTGGGTCATGACGTCTACGATAAGGCCCATGACGATCACCTGTTGAAATTGACAAGGTTAGACCAACCGTCCTTGCCGCCTACCTCGGCGCCGAGGATCATGTAATAGGTCCCGGCGACCGAGGCGATCGCGGCTTGTGTGCGAAGGCTTTCATTCAGCTGTTGCGTCATTTCGATCATGACGCGCGTGTTGAGATCGACGCTGGTCTTGAGGTCGTTGCTGTTTTCGAGGGTCTCGAGATAGCCGCTGATGCGCGTCATGCTTTCGTTAGCGCGCTTGTAGCTTTCCTCGGCGGTGGAAGCGGCGATCGCGCCGTGGGCAGATGCGCGTGCCGCAAAGCCGAGGCTCACGGCTTTATCGTCCTTTAACTCGAACACGTCATCGAGCTTGTAGTTTGTCCTAAACTCGGTCAGCGCCGCCTTGACGCCTTCAGGCGCATCGACGGCGCCGTCGAGCGCGCTTGTCGCCATTTCCAGCAGACCCGTCCCGCCTTCACGGGCCAACACGTCCTCCTCGGTGTTGTGGAGGGGAATATCCCGTCGCCCGATGTGAGCGTCGCGAATACTATCAAGAGCAACCGTCTGCTTCATGACCGTTTCGACGAGCTGGGTAATGCCTCCGCCCAGGACCTTGGTCAGCTCGACGATCTTCATCAACTGCGTGATCGCACCCTTGTCGTAGGACTCCGTCGCCTCGTCCGGCTTGTTCGGAACTCCGCCGATGATCGGATCCAGCAGAGGATCGATAATGCTCTGGGCGTTCGCGGGGCGAGCCGTCCATAGGGCTGCAGTCGTGCAGGCTACGCTGCAAAGCATGGCGATTTTCAAGAAGCGGGTCATACGGCGGTTCCTTCCAGTACGTTGACGAATGCGGGTTCTTGCCACAGGCAGGCGCAGTTGTTGTTTCGCTCGGCCGGCACGGACTGGCATGAGGCGAGGGCCGTCAGCATCATCGCGAGCGCGATCCACTTGAGGTTCATTGCAGCATCTCCATCTGAAAATCGGGTCGGTCTCGCCAGCCGGCAGGTGCCTTTTCGCCGCGGCCGCCGCCCAGAATGCCCAGTCCCTTGCCCAGGGCCCCGAGGTCGAAGTCGAGCACCACGCTGTCGCTGCCGGATTTTAAGAGAACAAGGTGGTTGTCGACGTTGCTGATCTGCAGGAACGCGCTTTCGGACGGCGTAAGGTTGAGTGGCGCCAGCTCCGCTTCCGTGTTGAAGGAACTCGGATAGACGAGGCGGGTGACGGCGCTTTCGAGAATGGCGTCGCCGGCACGGCTATTCTTGATGTGCGAGACGCGCTGCGTGAGCAGGATGACCGCGACATTCTTCTTTCGCATCGTCAGCATCCAGTCCTTGAGGCGGGACTCGAAATAGGGATCGTCCAGCAGCTTCCACGCCTCGTCGAGGACGATGATCGTCGGTTGTTCGTCCTCGACCAGCCGCTCGATGCGGCGGAAGACGTAGCTCAGCCAAGCAGTGCGCACGATGTCGTTGTCGAAGATCTCGGACAGATCGAAAGCGGTGATGTGGCTGTTGAAGGCCAGCGTGTCCTTGTTTTTTCCGCCGAAAAGCCAGCTGAACTGGCCGGTGTCGTCCCAGCGACCGAGGCGCGTGTAAAGGTCGCCGTCGTCATCGGTGGCGCGCAGCTGGCTGCGGAATTCCTCGAAGTTCTGTAGGCGTGGGTCTGCCGTGGCGTTGGCCGTGGCCGCATCGCTGAGCGCCTGCAGCTGGATCGGCGTCAGCCTGGCGCCATCGTTCTGCGCGAGCGCGGAAAGCCAGTCGATCAGCCAAGCGACCCCGCGCGCATCGGATTCGGCCCGCATCGGATTGAAGTGCGTGTCCTCGCCCATCCGGACCGCTGAATAGTGGCCGCCCATGGCGCGCACGGCCATCTCGAAGCCGTTGTCCTTGTCGAACAGGATGGTGCGTGCATTGAGGCGCTGCGCCTGGCTGAGCAGGAATGCCGTACCAAGCGTCTTGCCGGAGCCCGTCTGGCCAAGCACGAGGGAATGGCCGACCGTTCTCTGGCCATGGCCGCCGGCGAGATGGAAGTTGAAGCGGAAAGTCTCGCCCCGTGCCGTCGGAAGGATCGTCACGGAATCGCCCCACGGGCTTTTCTCGACGGGGTTTCCCTTAGAGACGCCGTGCATGGCGCAGAACTGCGCAAAGTTCTGCGACGAGATCATCGCCGGACGGGTGCGATAGGCGAAATTGCCCGGGTGCTGGGCGAAGAAGACGGCGCGGGCCGCGAAATTCTCTCGCACGATCGCGGCGCCCGCGTCCTGCATTGCGCGGTTGACCTGGCTCATCGCGTTCTCTAGTTCCTCGATGCTTTGGCAAAACACGGCGATGCTGCAATGGTGATCGCCGAAGGTGACTCGGCCGGACGCTACGTCGTCTTCGGCTTCCTCGAGCTGTGCCATCAGCGAAACTGCGGCATCCTCTGCGGCGCGCATCTGCTTGCGAACGCGCGCGATCTTGCCTTGGGCGGCAATCGGGTCAATCGGCGTGAAGCTCTGGCTGATGACCGTATCGTAGGGGAGGTTCAGGCGATCGAAGATGCCCGGATATGTTTCACTTGGATAATCCTTGACAGAAATGATCGTGCCGTAGCGTCGGGTTTCACTGGCTGTTCCCTCGTATGTGAATACGCGACCCTGGAAACCGACGTTCGAGGAGGCGAGGAGATCCGCGACCGGCAGGAATTTGCGCCCGGGAACGACAATCGCGTCGCTTCCGGAAATGAGTGTCTTCAGAAGGCCGAGCCAACTGCCATCAGAGATTTTCAGGCGTGTCGGCTTGGCCTCGCTCAGACTTACCATGAAGCCTGAGATCATCTGGTCGAGCCTTGCAGCCCTCAGCGCAAGTTCTTCACGGCTGTGGACGTCCTTGCCGCGAACGAGCGACAGGAACTTGCTGATCTTGCGCGGAGGGCGGACCACAAGCGTCACCATGGTGATGCGGTTTCGAAGACCGATCGTCTGGAGATAGATCTGCCAGCGCCGGTCGATTTCCGCGCTGAACGGATCTGTTGCGATCGGCGGCATGCTCGGGCGGGTCTCAACCGAGATGCGGTGAACATAGTAGGCGACGTCGGCGCGCTGCTGCGCGATGAAGCGCGACACGGTGTTGGACAGGTCCATTGTATGGCGGTTGTCGATCGTGTCTGCGTTGATGCCCTCAACGATGAATGAGGCCATCAGATCACCGTCGCGCAGCAGCAGCGTCTTGTCGTCGATGATGCTGAGATAAGGCAAGCCGCCGACGAGCAGCGCGCTGTTATCCCGCCGTTTGCCCCTGACGCTTTTTGTCGCGCGTGTCGCAGGCGCCTCAAGCACGATACACCATCTCCTCACCACGCAGGATGCCGGGATTCATGCGCGTCTGCTGCATGGCGCAGATATAGGCTCCGATGAGCTTGGGATCATAGGCTGCAAGTGTCCTCAGCGCCGTGTATCCGACGCCGGAAGCAACGATGAGATAGGTGAGGGATCCGGTCAGGATGAATCCCAGCATCGAGATCATCATCAAAAGTATGAGATACATGACCGGAAGACCGGCGAAGGTGACTTCTCGGGTGAGGCCGATGAAAAGAGGTGTCCTCATTTTCTTGACTTTCTGATCTATTATGGAATGACAGGATTAAAGCGTCGTCAGAGTGGAGGTGAATGTTGCGGCGCCGAACACGATGGCGATGCCGAGGATGATGGAGACTGCGAACGTCCAGTCCATTCGGCCCGTCATGAACG
This genomic interval carries:
- a CDS encoding type IV secretion system protein; its protein translation is MGLIVDVMTHIDETVIEYAEDVFTAVAVPMRSLLQAMGLVGLIFIAANTLIQFRHINYSEYMQWALRFTLIYTFATIWANFKLIYDALTGLPDDYVAIILRYFISGITSHRADILDPSRISDMYTAMDEFTHALVWIAYDYIRDISILDIGKTIKHLLIGAAILVLAAIFTALSAILVAFSKIGFAVAVGLAPLAIVFLMMDQTKSYFETWLRFACGFLCIPLITGMLMALVLYIASEMLTQSNAGSENKAAYFYFIFMMVAAIIMLSQVPTMAATLAGASVATVGASLASGRQVYEGTKATLTGKSRRTRQRDRDRDNGRGMQQSAQERASRRQAGPSDPYVGHRSPAKKGAMNPHKAAAVTDGAKKQTQSNDPLANTPFSAIPATSPAPAQGGASQHADPYAGHRSPAKEGAMNPHKAAAVTDGAKIGVRSDDALAKTPSSAIKVTNLAPATNRRTSATPVDDRAISAASAAKWVIPTSAVNEQARSTTERKDDDE
- a CDS encoding type IV secretion system protein, producing the protein MTRFLKIAMLCSVACTTAALWTARPANAQSIIDPLLDPIIGGVPNKPDEATESYDKGAITQLMKIVELTKVLGGGITQLVETVMKQTVALDSIRDAHIGRRDIPLHNTEEDVLAREGGTGLLEMATSALDGAVDAPEGVKAALTEFRTNYKLDDVFELKDDKAVSLGFAARASAHGAIAASTAEESYKRANESMTRISGYLETLENSNDLKTSVDLNTRVMIEMTQQLNESLRTQAAIASVAGTYYMILGAEVGGKDGWSNLVNFNR
- a CDS encoding DUF87 domain-containing protein; the encoded protein is MLEAPATRATKSVRGKRRDNSALLVGGLPYLSIIDDKTLLLRDGDLMASFIVEGINADTIDNRHTMDLSNTVSRFIAQQRADVAYYVHRISVETRPSMPPIATDPFSAEIDRRWQIYLQTIGLRNRITMVTLVVRPPRKISKFLSLVRGKDVHSREELALRAARLDQMISGFMVSLSEAKPTRLKISDGSWLGLLKTLISGSDAIVVPGRKFLPVADLLASSNVGFQGRVFTYEGTASETRRYGTIISVKDYPSETYPGIFDRLNLPYDTVISQSFTPIDPIAAQGKIARVRKQMRAAEDAAVSLMAQLEEAEDDVASGRVTFGDHHCSIAVFCQSIEELENAMSQVNRAMQDAGAAIVRENFAARAVFFAQHPGNFAYRTRPAMISSQNFAQFCAMHGVSKGNPVEKSPWGDSVTILPTARGETFRFNFHLAGGHGQRTVGHSLVLGQTGSGKTLGTAFLLSQAQRLNARTILFDKDNGFEMAVRAMGGHYSAVRMGEDTHFNPMRAESDARGVAWLIDWLSALAQNDGARLTPIQLQALSDAATANATADPRLQNFEEFRSQLRATDDDGDLYTRLGRWDDTGQFSWLFGGKNKDTLAFNSHITAFDLSEIFDNDIVRTAWLSYVFRRIERLVEDEQPTIIVLDEAWKLLDDPYFESRLKDWMLTMRKKNVAVILLTQRVSHIKNSRAGDAILESAVTRLVYPSSFNTEAELAPLNLTPSESAFLQISNVDNHLVLLKSGSDSVVLDFDLGALGKGLGILGGGRGEKAPAGWRDRPDFQMEMLQ
- a CDS encoding VirB3 family type IV secretion system protein, encoding MRTPLFIGLTREVTFAGLPVMYLILLMMISMLGFILTGSLTYLIVASGVGYTALRTLAAYDPKLIGAYICAMQQTRMNPGILRGEEMVYRA